GACGGCTGCTTGTATTCGCGCAGCTTGAGCTTGTCGTTGGCCGGGAAGGCGGCGAACCCGTGCGCCAGGTTCGTGCACGACAGCGCGCCGCGCTGCACGCCCTTGATACGTGCCGCGTCCAGGTGCGCCAGGTAGGCCTGGCGCGAGGGGCGGCTGCGCTGGATGATGCGATTGGTTACCTGTTCAACTACGGGATGGACCGCCATGATCATTTCCTTGTGAATTAGATTTCTGAAATTTTACTACGAAATGCGGGAGAGCGCATTTCGGTGGGAAATTTTTATTGTTGCCAAACGGCGCGCCCGGGGCGTAGGCCCAGCGGCTGAGCGGCCTTTGACCAACACCGGAGCGTGTGCCGGCACTGCCAGCGTGCGCCGTCGGGCGCCTCGATCGTAGCAGCCGGGCGCGCCCCGGGCGCCGCTTTTATGTAGTGAATTTACGGCCGATTCCTGTATGATTCGATAATCTGCATAAAATGACATCATACCGTCCAAACACCATGCGCCAACCTCTTCTCACCAGCACCGCCGCCTACCAGGCGCTCCAGAACCATGCCGCCAAGGCGCGCGATTGGCAGATGCGCGACCTGTTCGCGCAGGATCCACAGCGCTTCGAGCGTTTGTCCGTCGAAGCCGCCGGTCTCTTCCTAGACTATTCAAAAAACCGTCTGGACGGGCGCACGCTTGAACTGCTGAAAACGCTGGTCCAGGAGCGCGGCGTCGAGCGCCTGCGCGACGCCATGTTTGCCGGCGAGAAGATCAACCTGACCGAAGGCCGCGCCGTCCTGCACACCGCACTGCGCGCCCCGCGCGACCGACAGATCACGGTCGACGGCCAGGACGTCGGCGCCGACGTGCACGCCGTGCTCGACCACGTCAAGACCTTCAGCGACGCCGTGCGTAACGGCGACTGGGTCGGCCATACCGGCAAACAGATCACCGACGTGATCAACATCGGCATCGGCGGCTCCGACCTCGGCCCGAAGATGGTTTGCCTGGCGCTGCGCCAGTTCGCCCATCCGCGCCTGACGATGCACTTCGTCTCGAACGTCGACGGGCACGACATGGACGCGGCGCTGTCGCGCGTGAATCCGGAAACCACGCTGTTCATCATCGCGTCGAAAACCTTCACGACGGCCGAGACCATGATGAACGCGAACACCGCGCGCCAGTGGTTCCTGCAGAGCGCCGGCGAAGAAGCGCTGGCCAGGCACTTCGTCGCGGTCTCGACCAACGTCGAAGCCATCAAGAAGTTCGGCATCGACCCGGCCAACATGTTCCCGTTCTGGGACTGGGTGGGCGGGCGTTATTCGGTGTGGTCGGCGATCGGCCTGCCGGTCGCGCTGTGCGTGGGCTTCGGCTACTTCAGCGATTTCCTCGCGGGCGCGCACGCGATGGACGAGCACTTCCGCAACGCCCCGATCGAACAGAACCTGCCGACCATCCTCGCCTTGATCGGCTTCTGGAACCGCGAGTTCCTGGACTGCGCCTCGGTCTCGATCGCGCCCTACCACCAGGACCTGAACCGCTTCCCGGCCTACCTGCAGCAGCTCGAGATGGAAAGCAACGGCAAGCGCGTCACGCGCGCCGGCGACGTCATCACCGACTATGAGACCTGCCCGACCATCTGGGGCGACGTCGGCACCAACGGCCAGCACGCCTACTTCCAGCTGCTGCACCAGGGCACCGACGTCACGCCGATCGACTTCATCGCCGCGCTGCGCCCGGCCCACGAGTTCCACAACCACCACGCCGCGCTGCTGGCCAATTGCTTCGCCCAGTCGGAAGCCTTCATGAAGGGCAAGACGGCGGATGAAGTCCGCCAGGACCTGGCCGGCCAACCGGCGGACGAGATCGAGCGCCTGGCGCCGCACAAGACCTTCCCCGGCAACCGCCCGAGCAACACGATCCTGATGGAGTACCTGACCCCGGCCACGCTGGGCGCCCTGGTCGCGCTGTACGAACACAAGACCTTCGTGCAGGGCGCGCTGTGGGACGTCAACAGCTTCGACCAGTGGGGCGTCGAGCTGGGCAAGGTGCTGGCCAAGAAGATCGAGGCGGAGCTCAACGGCGAGGCGCAACCGGCCCAGCACGACAGTTCGACCAATGGCCTGATCGCACGCGCGAAGGCTGCAGTTTAAAAAGGACTCAAGATGAAAACCGAAGGCTTCACCATCGTCCACGACGAAGCGATGCAGACCGGCGAGTGCCCGGTGTGGCACCCGGTCGAGTCGGCGCTGTACTGGGTCGACATCGAAGGCAAGACCGTGCACCGCCTGCACCCGGCCAGCGGCAAGCACTCGGCATGGCAGACGCCGACCGAGCCGTCGGCCGTCGCACCCGACGAGGACAACAACCTGATCGTGGCCACGCGCGCCGGCCTGCTCTACCTGAACACGGTCGACGGCAGCATCACCGAACTGGCCGCTGCGCCATACGACACCAAGATCCAGCGCTTCAACGACGGTCGCGTCGACCCGGCCGGGCGCTTCTGGGTCGGCACCATTTATGAGCCGCGCGACCATCCCCGCGCCGAGATGCACGTGTTCGAGAAAGGCCGGCTGCGCCAGGCCTCGCTAGCGGCCACGACCAACTCGAACGGCCTGGCCTGGAGCCCGGACGGCAAGACCATGTACCACGCCGACACCACCAGCCACCGCGTCGACTGCTACGACTACGACGCGCGCACCGGCACGCCCGCCAACGGGCGCAACCTGGTCACCTTCGAGGCCGACAAGACCTCGGGCACCTACGGCGGCCGTCCGGACGGCGCGGCCATGGACAGCGAAGGCAACTACTGGGTCTGCATGTTCGAGGGCGGCCGCATCCTGAAACTATCGCCAACCGGCGAACTGCTGCAGCAGATCGACTTGCCGCTGCGCTGCCCAACCTGCATCGCCTTCGGCGGGCCGGACCTGCGCACCCTGTACGTCACCAGCGCCGCCAAGGAGCGCTCGAACGCGGAACTCGAACAGTTCCCGGCCAGCGGCAAGGTGCTGGCGTTTGCGGTGGACGTGGCGGGGCTGCCGCAGCCGGAGTACCGCGACTGACGGCGCGGGTTTGGGCGCCGCCTTGGTGGCGCCTTGGAGCGCGAAGAAACCGGAACGCCTTCAAATGCTAGGCGTCCGGATTTCCCCGTCACTCCGATACCGGCCTCAAAAAACCGCCGAATTCCTTTTTGAGTAACGCCAGCTTGGGGTCGATATAAGTGGCGCAGAACGGACCACCCGCATGCTTTTCGGCGTAGCGTTGAAAGCGCTCGTCCGATGCCCTGAAGGCTCGAAACGGTAGGACATGGGTAACAAGAGGCGCATCGAATCCCGTTCCGGCTTCCGTCAGGATGCGCCGTGCAGCCTCGGCCTGGGCATCATCCATCACGTAAATTGCGCTGCGATACTTCTGCCGCATAGCGTGGTTCGAGGTGCTTGAATGCGTCCGCAAATGGATCTCGATCAGCGACCCGAGCGAGATGTTCTCTGGTTGAAACGTGAGCACCACGGCTTCGGAGAAATCGTCGTCAGGCGCATCGGCGCGGATGAATCCTTGCTCTACCTGGATAACACCACGCAGCGAAGCGAACACGGCTTCCGTGCACCAGTGGCAACCTCCACCAAAGCCAATTCTTTCCACGTCAGTAGGCATGCATCATTTTAGCTTGTAAGCTGAATTGGCGATGATGACACAGCCTGTCAAAGCTTGCCAAGCGAGAGGTTCTCATACACCGTCGAGCTTGCTGTCAAAGCTACGGATGTGGATGTCCGCTTCGGGTCGGTTGCGGCCTGTCGCGACCGTCAGCGACCGACCCAAAGCGGACGATGTGCTTTCTATTTATTGCCGCGTGGGTAGATGTTCGATCAGAACGTTGAGTGTCACGCTGTCCTCGTTGCCGTCTGCGAGTGATCGTAGGTCGACACCACTAACGATCCCGCCATGTCGGAACGCCTTGACTTGCGCTACTTCCCGGCCATCCTTGACTGTGACAGGGGCCCACTCGACGAACCCTGGCTTCATGTGCACGAGGATGGGTTCATGAGTGATCGGAAAATGCGTACCTCCCCATTCGCCAATTCGGGTATCGAACGAATGCGGTCCAGGTTGCATATCGCCGAGTAGCGCTCTATCAACTACGAATTCGGTCTTCTCACAGCCTCCTTCGTTTGAAACACAGACATATGCAGTTCCGTCACGACCGCGATGGCTGTTAGCCGCACAAGGGTCCGCGCAGTACTGGCCGCCGCGTGGTTCTAAGGTCACGCGCTCGACATGCGCAACAAAAAGCGATTCCTGTGCATTCGCCACAGTACAGGTGGCCAAAGCCAGCACTACGCCCAAGAGTGATATTTTCATGGCTCCACCGATAAAGCAAAACGAACATGACTTTCTCCTGACGAGTTTTATGGCCGCTATTGGCCGGCAGCGGACGGTCGAGCAAGGATAGCAGGTTGCTGGTCTGACAAACTCTCGAATTGTCTCCACAAGCTGCTTCCGACCAAAGCACACCTTGGCACAGCCCCTATTGGGGCGACTGTGGGAAGTGAGGAATTGCCGGATCAAGGCATACCCATTGCTGCGCATTAGCGGTATAGATGTCGAGCATGGGTTTGAAATCGGCAGTATCGTCCAATGAGGGAAATCGGATCGACGTGAATTGTGGATTTGCTTCGCTGGTCGTGAACAAGGGAGTGCCACAGTCGGCGCAAAAGCTACGGGTGGCGAGCCCACCGCTGCTTGCAGTCACAGCGTAGGTTTTCGGTGTACCGCTAACCCGAAGATCTGCGGCCATGACAACGATACCGGACGCAAAAGGTGCGCCACTGGAGAGCTGGCAATCGCTGCAATGGCAACTGATCATGGCAATAGGCTCTCGCGCACTCGTGTAGCGGATCGATCCGCATGCACATCTGCCTGAAATAGGAATTTTCATTTTATGGGTTGTTATCGATAAAATTCAACTGCATCGGCTGACCACGTAGCCGTTCGCTTCTGGCCGATTGCAGACCTGCAGCTACGTCAGCTCCCGACCTGAAGCAGACGTTCATAGATCGTGTATGACGACTACGGCCCAATCGTTCCAGTTGGTCGCACCTAACGAAGACTCGACTGCTCCACTGTGACGAGCTATCCACCATGCCTTAACGATCAAATAGTCGTCCGCACTCAGAGAGAACGGTTTCCAAGGCGGCATTCGTTGGTCTTGGTCGCATGGATCGGTTCCTGCCCGTAAAAACTCGTTTAAAAACTGGCGCGGAGGGAAATACCCAGACGTTGCAACAATGCCAAATACACCGAATCGCACAGCTTCATTGCTGAGCAGAACTTCTTTCGCTAATTTAACGCTGTCAGAGGTCATCGTCTTGAGGTTCATGCGTGTCC
This genomic stretch from Massilia sp. 9096 harbors:
- the pgi gene encoding glucose-6-phosphate isomerase, encoding MRQPLLTSTAAYQALQNHAAKARDWQMRDLFAQDPQRFERLSVEAAGLFLDYSKNRLDGRTLELLKTLVQERGVERLRDAMFAGEKINLTEGRAVLHTALRAPRDRQITVDGQDVGADVHAVLDHVKTFSDAVRNGDWVGHTGKQITDVINIGIGGSDLGPKMVCLALRQFAHPRLTMHFVSNVDGHDMDAALSRVNPETTLFIIASKTFTTAETMMNANTARQWFLQSAGEEALARHFVAVSTNVEAIKKFGIDPANMFPFWDWVGGRYSVWSAIGLPVALCVGFGYFSDFLAGAHAMDEHFRNAPIEQNLPTILALIGFWNREFLDCASVSIAPYHQDLNRFPAYLQQLEMESNGKRVTRAGDVITDYETCPTIWGDVGTNGQHAYFQLLHQGTDVTPIDFIAALRPAHEFHNHHAALLANCFAQSEAFMKGKTADEVRQDLAGQPADEIERLAPHKTFPGNRPSNTILMEYLTPATLGALVALYEHKTFVQGALWDVNSFDQWGVELGKVLAKKIEAELNGEAQPAQHDSSTNGLIARAKAAV
- a CDS encoding SMP-30/gluconolactonase/LRE family protein — its product is MKTEGFTIVHDEAMQTGECPVWHPVESALYWVDIEGKTVHRLHPASGKHSAWQTPTEPSAVAPDEDNNLIVATRAGLLYLNTVDGSITELAAAPYDTKIQRFNDGRVDPAGRFWVGTIYEPRDHPRAEMHVFEKGRLRQASLAATTNSNGLAWSPDGKTMYHADTTSHRVDCYDYDARTGTPANGRNLVTFEADKTSGTYGGRPDGAAMDSEGNYWVCMFEGGRILKLSPTGELLQQIDLPLRCPTCIAFGGPDLRTLYVTSAAKERSNAELEQFPASGKVLAFAVDVAGLPQPEYRD
- a CDS encoding peptide-methionine (S)-S-oxide reductase; translation: MPTDVERIGFGGGCHWCTEAVFASLRGVIQVEQGFIRADAPDDDFSEAVVLTFQPENISLGSLIEIHLRTHSSTSNHAMRQKYRSAIYVMDDAQAEAARRILTEAGTGFDAPLVTHVLPFRAFRASDERFQRYAEKHAGGPFCATYIDPKLALLKKEFGGFLRPVSE
- a CDS encoding GFA family protein, with amino-acid sequence MKIPISGRCACGSIRYTSAREPIAMISCHCSDCQLSSGAPFASGIVVMAADLRVSGTPKTYAVTASSGGLATRSFCADCGTPLFTTSEANPQFTSIRFPSLDDTADFKPMLDIYTANAQQWVCLDPAIPHFPQSPQ